Within Bactrocera oleae isolate idBacOlea1 chromosome 6, idBacOlea1, whole genome shotgun sequence, the genomic segment AAGAGCATTGCCAGCGATATGTTCCGCACGCCGAATCAAATTTGCAAAAAGCTGGAGGACATACGTACACGTTACGCTTTCTAAGGTAAGTCCTTGTGCAGAAAGtggcttttcataattttttcatatgatGATCATTGTTCTAAAGACACATATGTTAGAACCTGAAATCTTATGATTGCAACAATCCGGACTTacaactgattttttttttatttataatgaatATGCAGTTTActtgatattatttttcaaggtttttttgtttttttttacagctGTGTACGGCGTTTGCGCTGGAAGTGTATTAATAAACAACTTATATTATAATAGAGGTAAGCATTGTTGCAAcgttaaaatgtttttagcatcaaATATACTAATTAAGTAAGATACATGTATGTGTTCATTTTTTTTGTGATGACGAGATTTACCTTGGGACACCTATGAAACCTGTGATTATTGGACATTTTTATTCCTGATatttacaaaacttttatattatataatagaataatgcttttcaaagttatttattgtttccttttttttacaGATAGGTAGCGTACGATTAAGACTCATCATTCATGCGACATTTAATTGGCGTTTATTAGgttagtataaaaataattcctaaaaaaaatgtataaaatttaatgatgaCCAATTACCTTGGGACACCTATGAGAACATTTGATTAACAAGGATTATTAGCACTGATTTTtaatcacatatatttttattttttataaaatattattgagtaactttaaaaacatgttatttttcttttgcagTTTAATTGGCTCTAatgtatactacatatgtataaggaCACTGCTGAGATGTTCAAAggttaatattttcttattattattttacgctttttaatattttaattgatgaTCCAAATATGTTAGACTTATGAAttcatttgattaaattttttttactgaatttttattgcaaaataatttatttgttgtttacttgtgtgcaaaattactaaaacactttatttcCTCTTGATTCATTGCAGGTCTCAAcagtattttgtaaatttttattgaaaaacaacCACTCATGACTGCCCATTTCAAGATGAAAAATATTAGCATAATACAAATTTAGAGGTTAAGTTGGCTTGCTTATTACTAGTGGAGCATTTATGTTTAGTATCTATAATCTAATTGTCTATGTTAAGAGTGACTGAACAACCTATTAacttattatcattaaaatatatacatataaaaaataaaaataaaattttaaacttaaaaaccgAGTTTTATTGGAAATCCGAATCTTGGACATTAGTTAGCCTAATTTCTCAAAGGGCGTTTAAGGACTCAAGTAAAAATATGGcgcatttattaaaaatcaatataccGTAAATCAGAGAGGAGGGGTGATCGCGTTGTTTTTTCTCCAGTAATGCAGTACAATGATCGCCGTGCCAGCCAAATTTCGGAATAGTATATGATTTGGATATAGACTTAACCATTGCAGTATTCCacgaaatttgtatatataagttaatctataatttaaaaaaattagaaaatataaattacttttcattagacaaaaatatatttgttcaaaaaaatcACCTCTCACACGCCTCATCTCCCTAGATAATTATCTAAAATCGACTCCCTAATTTTCGGAGTAGATTTATCTAGCCATTTTACCAGCACTTGTTGACAGTGCACAGCAACCCTGTCAGTCACCAGATGATTTTACAAACTTTGAGCACTGCGTAAATAAACATTCGTTATCAAAACAATTTTGCGCATTGGGccgaattttcaataaatactacTAAGGACACAAAATAATGGATTACGCTCCATTAAATTTAgtaagtatattaaataaaatctcCTTGATACatacatttcatttaaaatgtatttccaGGCACATTTTCATGAACGTCGTGCTAATCGCTTTCTCAATCGCCATCGCTACGACGACGCCTATAAGGCAATAGAAACCTCGTTGATATATCTACAAGATGCATTTAAATCGGCGCTGATGCAAAAATCTGTGGAATTgttaaatacacaaaaatggGAATACCAGAGAAAGTTAAGTCAAATACAAATGCATAAGCAAGAGCATGAAAGTTTAAAGCACAAAGAGATTGTACCACTATCggccacaacaacaaacacaccaCCCGTATTAATATTCAGAACAGACAGTAATCTGACTGCACAATCTGTAGCCAAATCAATTGATCGAACAGTACGAGAATTTGACACTAAACTTAACATATCACCAATAAAGCGTACGAACAGCAGAGAAAACAAAGACTATCGTAGTGCAAATAATAGTGCCGAAGCGCATGGCGGCCCACCAAAGGGGGTTGTGAAGACAATTGCACCTATTACACAGTCACCATACGAACGGAATGCAGATAGACCAGCTTTTTACATAACTGATAGCGATGAGATACCATCGTTAACACCACTCGAATTACCTTCTTTCGAATATCATTCCTACGCCTCAACCCCATCTTTGACTAATTTAAGCgcgaattttaataaataatagtgaATGTTTGTTTCGAATATGTGACGATCTCTTGCGAATGGCAATACCCAGACAGCATATGTATTATGTGTatcaaacaaatatacaatattataaatttaattcattaaagtattacaacaaaaattatatcgctagatttttttttatttcgctaaCAACCCTTGAAGTAAGGCTTCCATATCGGTTTCGGTTTCGACGTCCTTTAATAACAACAGTACCTGCGCTTCCATTTCATTCAATAAAGGCGGCTTACTGTAGGTTATAATCAGTGTGTTGTACTGATGGTGTGTGCTAATATTTGCTTGCGTTGGAAGCAGATTGCAACGGTCCAATTCAGGTACTGAGATTaccttgtaatattttttatttgtagtaCGAACAACAATCGCGCGTTTATCAGGTTCCGTTGTAACTTGGTATACTTGAATTGGATATGgtaagttacgtatacgccattcGATGTTTTTCTTTGTGATGCGTTTGGTAATCACAGGAGATGTGTTACTTTCCAGAAGTGTAAAATCATTGTTAACACTAGAATTGTCTGCATCACCGCCGCCGCCAAGGCCCTGATTAATCTGGCGTGGTGTTTCGCCCAATTCGATTTCCCACTCGGGTTCCCCCATTAGTTGCTTGCACTTACGCCACGCTCTACGCTGCACAATACCTGTTTCCATGCTATACTCTTCAGCCATTTGCTTACCATCCGGAAATTTATAGTATATTTTGCGGCAATGGCCACTGATCATTGAATGCTTTTCAGCACTACGTAAGTAGTTAAGCCAATTTTCGTAGGACATTTTGTCTTTGTAACTaacgtttaaataattttttgtggaaaatgagtgttaaaaattaattaacttcaaaatttctgtgatatttgttatttttgaagTGTTTGATCGAAGTAAATACGTTGCCATCAGCGCACGTTTTGTTTTAAAGCTGTTTCGCATGCTGCCACCTTAGTAACaagtttcaaaataatatatagaaataaataaaagcacatttttataaattattaatgcaTTCCGCATAATTACTGAACTAATTTTATGaatgtttattataaatttaaaaaaattgtttagttaGTAATTGAATATACGATTATATACAACCCTGCTGCAAGTAAAGAAGTAACACGCATATATGCCGGTAATTTTTAACTGTACTGCTCACACTTATAAAATTTGAGCTTAAATTTGATGTTGAAAGAAGTACGATAATATGCCAATGGAAATACACATCATCGACTGAATTTGACTGAACTTCAATCAAAGCAGCGACAAAAGCAGCAGCAGCGCAGTTCtacattttcacaaatttcaatctataaaaagtaagaaatttaaattactaGGGTAATAAGCTAAAAATAGGACAAAAGACAAAGCACGAAGGCTAAAGCATAAAgaagttttaaattatattgttttgtttttattttcgccGAAACTTTTACAGCTCATCGGAATCGCAGAAGGAAAGTTGTTCCAGAAacctattattttgtaaaacgCAGCAAAATGAGTCTTGTCTGGACTTTGATTGCTACATTTCTGTACGCAGAAATTGTCGTAGTTCTTCTCTTGGTTTTGCCTGTAGCCAGTCCATACAAATGGAACCGACTCTTCAAATCGAAGTTTCTAGCGATGCTGGCACAGCAGGCGCATCTATACTTTTTCCTCATTATGGGtgtattaattttattcctATTGGAtgccatacgtgaaatgagaaAGTATTCGACCCATGAAGCTGGCGGTCACGAACATCTTAATGTCGAAATGCAGCACAGCATGCGTCTCTTCCGTGCACAACGCAACTTTTACATTTCTGGTTTTGCAATATTCCTCGTATTAGTCATACGTCGTCTAGTTACGCTGATCTCTGCACAAGCAAACTTGTTGGCTCAAAGTGAAGCTTCAATGAAGCAGGCACAAAGTGCCACCGCAGCTGCCCGCACGTTGATGGCTGAAAAGAGCACCGAGAAGGCGAAGGAAGCTACTGAGGATAGCACACTCACTGAGGTAAGTGACGTGTTACCAAAttgcttgttgtttttttttttttttggttcaatttGTTATTGGTTTTGGCTTGGGCTGTACAAAAAAAAGAGTTCTTGTACCGAAAAATGTGCATCAAacaatgttttgaatttttacctgagtaatatatttttgaatatatttttcacatacTCAATTTAGTTGTAGATATATGTAACTTGGAAAAAGCTTGCACAAGTTTATTTACTAATCTCCTGCTTTAACGAGGAGTTGCCGctctatataaattatatattgacATTTTCGTCAAGCGACTCTGTATGGatgtatagtaaaaaaaaaatagttctttAACGCTTCCGATGCTTGTATAAAAACGCCTTCGCTGTTATTTTTCTATCCACTTCAAGAATATAATTCTTTCGTCTATTCCTTTCGTCGTTTACTCCCACCGGGTAAAATGCACAGATATTAAAGTTGCGGAGACGTGTACAAGGACTCAGTGCCAGCCTcagctaaatattaaaaaaacaagtttgCTCGAATAGACCACATAAAATAGTATATCTAAAGGAACTTTGTATTGTAAATTCCAAGACAAACACACATAGTGTGAACTTTAGCTTTTATTAGAAAAGAACAAagatgttaaaaattatatcactTTCAGCTCAATGAATTGCGTAAGAAAGTACAAGAACTCACATCTGACTTGAATCGTGAGAAGAAGGATAAGGAAGCTTTAAAATCACAAGCAGAAAGCTTGAACAAGGAGTACGACAGACTTACCGATGAATACAGCAAATTGCAAAAGAAGATTACCATCAGCGACATTAGCAGCGGTAAAGGTGGTGATAAGGATGATTAAACAAACCACGAAATCAGTACTCAAtagagaaatatttataatttaatcattataaatatatttttgctactGAGGTACATGTGCAGTTGCAGTTGAATCGGTTTACACACTGCTGTTAACATCTCAAAGAGACTTGAagtttgaatttgttaaaatgaaAAGTGATGAGTTTATCTAAATTGAAAAGAATTATCTTAAATAATGTGgactattatataatagtatacataaatattcataacattaaaaataacaaagaactaatatttttaaagatcaAAATGTTTCTTCTAATTGCTTTGTAGTTCTCTTAAGAATTTATCTTTAGCGTGTTGGTTAATACTTTttctcacatatatatataaacgtattATTTCcttttgtatacaaaaattatgaattattaataaatgCATGTATGCTTGAATTGACATGCAAAATTTGCGCCTATTTAGTCATTTAATTATGTTATATCTCCATGTGCTTAATCACTTTATTGCAAAAGATTTTTTTGAATGTTATGGACAGCTCAGCAGCTGTATTATTTACTATGCGAAAtgaacatatgcacatacacacatgaacTAGTG encodes:
- the LOC106627383 gene encoding uncharacterized protein — protein: MDYAPLNLAHFHERRANRFLNRHRYDDAYKAIETSLIYLQDAFKSALMQKSVELLNTQKWEYQRKLSQIQMHKQEHESLKHKEIVPLSATTTNTPPVLIFRTDSNLTAQSVAKSIDRTVREFDTKLNISPIKRTNSRENKDYRSANNSAEAHGGPPKGVVKTIAPITQSPYERNADRPAFYITDSDEIPSLTPLELPSFEYHSYASTPSLTNLSANFNK
- the LOC106627384 gene encoding protein DPCD yields the protein MSYENWLNYLRSAEKHSMISGHCRKIYYKFPDGKQMAEEYSMETGIVQRRAWRKCKQLMGEPEWEIELGETPRQINQGLGGGGDADNSSVNNDFTLLESNTSPVITKRITKKNIEWRIRNLPYPIQVYQVTTEPDKRAIVVRTTNKKYYKVISVPELDRCNLLPTQANISTHHQYNTLIITYSKPPLLNEMEAQVLLLLKDVETETDMEALLQGLLAK
- the LOC106627464 gene encoding B-cell receptor-associated protein 31 gives rise to the protein MSLVWTLIATFLYAEIVVVLLLVLPVASPYKWNRLFKSKFLAMLAQQAHLYFFLIMGVLILFLLDAIREMRKYSTHEAGGHEHLNVEMQHSMRLFRAQRNFYISGFAIFLVLVIRRLVTLISAQANLLAQSEASMKQAQSATAAARTLMAEKSTEKAKEATEDSTLTELNELRKKVQELTSDLNREKKDKEALKSQAESLNKEYDRLTDEYSKLQKKITISDISSGKGGDKDD